The DNA segment AGGCTTCAAGCTGTCGATGCGCTGGCTGGAAACCTTGCGTCCGTGGAGCATGCTTGAGGTGTGCCTGCTGGGTGCAATGGTCGCGGTGTTCAAACTCGCCGGGCTGCTCGATGTGCTGCCGGGCATTGGCCTGTTCGCTCTGGCGGCGCTGAGCCTGATGATGATCCGCATTGCCGGGCGCGACATCCGTGAACTGTGGGATATTTTATGAAGCGTCCACCGACCGCCGCCGAGCTCAACCTGTGCCTGTGCCACAGTTGCGGCCTGGCCTGCGATATGCGCGACGAACCGCATTATTGCCCGCGCTGCGATGCGCCACTGCACCGACGCAAGACCCATTCGCTGACGCGCACCTGGGCGTACATGCTCGCCGCGCTGGCATTTTACGTGCCGGCCAATCTGCTGCCGGTGATGAACACGCTGATGCTCGGCAGCGGCGCCGACAGCACGATCATGAGCGGCGTGCTGGAGTTCTGGGAAGCCGGTGCCTGGGACATTGCCCTGATCATTTTCATCGCCAGTATTGCCGTGCCGGGGATCAAGTTCGTCGCCCTGACCTTGCTGCTGATCACCGTGCAGCGCGACAGCGCCTGGGCGCGCAAGGAGCGCTCGAAGCTGTACCGTTTCGTCGAGCTGATCGGTTATTGGTCGATGCTCGATGTGCTGGTGGTGGCGCTGGTCGCCGCGCTGGTGAAATTCCAGACGCTGGGCGACATCGAGCCACGACCGGGCATTCTGTTTTTCGGCCTGGTCGTGGTGTTTACCATGCTCGCGGCGATGAGCTTCGATCCGCGCCTGATCTGGGACAAGGACACCGACGACAGCGTCAGCGACGCTGAGCCGCCAGCAGCACCTGTAACGGATGACGCAACGCCTGATCCGACTGGCGCTTGACCTGGCTGCGGCACGAATAGCCGGTCGCCAGCGCTTCGCCCTGCTCCGCCGATGCGTCGACCTGGCGCGCCCAGGACTGCTCGTAAATCAGCGCCGAGGTCTGACGATTGCGCGCCTCGTGGCCGTAAGTGCCGGACATGCCGCAGCAGCCGGTGGCCTGGGTTGTCAGTTTCAATCCGGCACGCTCGAACACCTGCTCCCATTGGCGGGTCGCAGCGGGCGCATTGGTTTTCTCGGTGCAATGGGCGAGCAGACGGAATTTTGCTTCGCTGTGCGGCGGCACCTGCTCGGGCATCACCTTGAGCAACCATTCCTGTACCAGTTGAACTTCCGGGCAATCCTGCAGGCCGGGAACCTTGAGATATTCCTGGCGATACACCAGCGTCATCGCCGGGTCGAGGCCCAGCAACGGCACGCCGACATCCGCCAATTCACGCAACTGCCGCGCATTGCGCAGCGCCGCACGGTTGAACGCCGAAAGAAAGCCCTGCACATGCAACGGTTTGCCGTTGGCGCTGAAGGGCGCCAGGTAAACCTGATAGCCCAGGCGCGAAATCAATTCGACCAGATCCGCCAGCAGCGGCGCTTCGAAATAGCGGGTGAACGCGTCCTGCACGATCACCACGCTGCGTTCACGCTGCGCCA comes from the Pseudomonas granadensis genome and includes:
- a CDS encoding paraquat-inducible protein A codes for the protein MKRPPTAAELNLCLCHSCGLACDMRDEPHYCPRCDAPLHRRKTHSLTRTWAYMLAALAFYVPANLLPVMNTLMLGSGADSTIMSGVLEFWEAGAWDIALIIFIASIAVPGIKFVALTLLLITVQRDSAWARKERSKLYRFVELIGYWSMLDVLVVALVAALVKFQTLGDIEPRPGILFFGLVVVFTMLAAMSFDPRLIWDKDTDDSVSDAEPPAAPVTDDATPDPTGA